From the Labrus mixtus chromosome 17, fLabMix1.1, whole genome shotgun sequence genome, one window contains:
- the LOC132992098 gene encoding glutamine synthetase-like isoform X2 has translation MASLSVSSGLNKAVRQQYMSLPQGEKCQVTYIWIDGTGEGLRNKTRTLDIEPTSIEDVPEWNFDGSSTYQSEGSNSDMYLIPVCMFRDPFTLDPNKLVFCEVLKYNRLPAETNHRAACNKVMEQVKEHCIWFGMEQEYTLLGMDGHPFAWPQNGYPGPQGPYYCGVGADNAYGRDIVECHYKACLYAGVKICGTNAEVMPSQWEFQVGPCEGIDMGDHLWVARFLLHRVCEDFGVVATLDPKPMKGNWNGAGCHTNVSTKQMREEEGLQYIEQAIEKLSKKHTEHIREYDPRGGEDNKRRLTGLHETSNIEDFSAGVANRGASIRIPRQVGQEKKGYFEDRRPAANCDPYSVTRAITNTCLLDEEE, from the exons ATGGCATCGCTGTCGGTCAGCTCCGGCCTTAACAAGGCTGTGCGTCAACAGTACATGAGCCTGCCTCAGGGAGAGAAATGTCAGGTCACATACATCTGGATTGACGGCACCGGAGAGGGTCTGCGTAACAAGACACGGACCCTGGACATTGAGCCAACCAGTATAGAAG ATGTTCCCGAGTGGAACTTTGATGGCTCGAGTACATACCAGTCTGAAGGCTCCAACAGTGACATGTACCTCATCCCAGTCTGCATGTTCAGGGATCCATTCACCCTCGACCCCAACAAACTGGTCTTCTGTGAGGTCCTCAAATACAACCGCCTACCTGCAG AAACAAACCATCGAGCAGCCTGCAACAAAGTGATGGAGCAGGTTAAAGAGCACTGCATCTGGTTTGGCATGGAGCAGGAGTACACACTTCTAGGAATGGATGGACATCCTTTTGCCTGGCCACAGAACGGATACCCAGGACCCCAAG GACCGTACTACTGTGGAGTGGGGGCAGACAATGCTTACGGACGAGACATTGTAGAGTGTCACTACAAGGCCTGCCTCTATGCAGGGGTCAAAATCTGTGGTACTAATGCTGAAGTCATGCCATCCCAG TGGGAGTTCCAGGTGGGTCCCTGTGAGGGCATTGATATGGGCGACCATCTTTGGGTGGCACGCTTCCTGCTGCATCGTGTGTGTGAAGACTTTGGCGTTGTTGCGACACTGGACCCCAAACCAATGAAGGGCAACTGGAACGGTGCTGGTTGTCACACAAATGTCAGCACCAAGCagatgagagaagaagaaggactcCA GTACATCGAGCAGGCCATCGAGAAGCTGAGCAAAAAACATACCGAGCACATCCGGGAGTATGACCCACGTGGGGGGGAGGACAACAAGAGGCGTCTCACAGGTCTCCATGAAACCTCCAACATCGAAGACTTCTCTGCCGGAGTGGCCAACCGAGGCGCCAGCATCCGAATCCCTCGCCAGGTGGGCCAAGAGAAGAAGGGCTACTTTGAGGATCGCCGCCCTGCTGCAAACTGTGACCCCTATTCTGTGACCCGGGCCATCACAAACACCTGTCTGCTTGATGAGGAAGAATGA
- the LOC132992098 gene encoding glutamine synthetase-like isoform X1, translating to MASLAQVSMASLSVSSGLNKAVRQQYMSLPQGEKCQVTYIWIDGTGEGLRNKTRTLDIEPTSIEDVPEWNFDGSSTYQSEGSNSDMYLIPVCMFRDPFTLDPNKLVFCEVLKYNRLPAETNHRAACNKVMEQVKEHCIWFGMEQEYTLLGMDGHPFAWPQNGYPGPQGPYYCGVGADNAYGRDIVECHYKACLYAGVKICGTNAEVMPSQWEFQVGPCEGIDMGDHLWVARFLLHRVCEDFGVVATLDPKPMKGNWNGAGCHTNVSTKQMREEEGLQYIEQAIEKLSKKHTEHIREYDPRGGEDNKRRLTGLHETSNIEDFSAGVANRGASIRIPRQVGQEKKGYFEDRRPAANCDPYSVTRAITNTCLLDEEE from the exons ATGGCTTCTCTGGCACAG GTGAGCATGGCATCGCTGTCGGTCAGCTCCGGCCTTAACAAGGCTGTGCGTCAACAGTACATGAGCCTGCCTCAGGGAGAGAAATGTCAGGTCACATACATCTGGATTGACGGCACCGGAGAGGGTCTGCGTAACAAGACACGGACCCTGGACATTGAGCCAACCAGTATAGAAG ATGTTCCCGAGTGGAACTTTGATGGCTCGAGTACATACCAGTCTGAAGGCTCCAACAGTGACATGTACCTCATCCCAGTCTGCATGTTCAGGGATCCATTCACCCTCGACCCCAACAAACTGGTCTTCTGTGAGGTCCTCAAATACAACCGCCTACCTGCAG AAACAAACCATCGAGCAGCCTGCAACAAAGTGATGGAGCAGGTTAAAGAGCACTGCATCTGGTTTGGCATGGAGCAGGAGTACACACTTCTAGGAATGGATGGACATCCTTTTGCCTGGCCACAGAACGGATACCCAGGACCCCAAG GACCGTACTACTGTGGAGTGGGGGCAGACAATGCTTACGGACGAGACATTGTAGAGTGTCACTACAAGGCCTGCCTCTATGCAGGGGTCAAAATCTGTGGTACTAATGCTGAAGTCATGCCATCCCAG TGGGAGTTCCAGGTGGGTCCCTGTGAGGGCATTGATATGGGCGACCATCTTTGGGTGGCACGCTTCCTGCTGCATCGTGTGTGTGAAGACTTTGGCGTTGTTGCGACACTGGACCCCAAACCAATGAAGGGCAACTGGAACGGTGCTGGTTGTCACACAAATGTCAGCACCAAGCagatgagagaagaagaaggactcCA GTACATCGAGCAGGCCATCGAGAAGCTGAGCAAAAAACATACCGAGCACATCCGGGAGTATGACCCACGTGGGGGGGAGGACAACAAGAGGCGTCTCACAGGTCTCCATGAAACCTCCAACATCGAAGACTTCTCTGCCGGAGTGGCCAACCGAGGCGCCAGCATCCGAATCCCTCGCCAGGTGGGCCAAGAGAAGAAGGGCTACTTTGAGGATCGCCGCCCTGCTGCAAACTGTGACCCCTATTCTGTGACCCGGGCCATCACAAACACCTGTCTGCTTGATGAGGAAGAATGA